The Pirellulales bacterium region ACAGCGTCATCTGGCTGCGCCGGCGGCTCAACCTCGATGGCTTTCCGGCACAACTGTCCGTGGTCTGGTTTGCGGCCACCACCATCACCCTCTGGCAAGGGGCGCTCATCAAGTGCTTGGGACAATCCCCCGCGGCGTGGAGCGCGCTGATCGAGCGCAGTGCGCTGGTGGGATTGTACACGATGTGCACGGCCCTGCCCATTTTGGTCTTCGCCTTTTGGCGGCGCACGCCTCAAGAACAGTTTCGATAATCGGCAAGCCGGTGGAGCATGAACTTGGAACCGACCCCCTGCCGCCGTTTACCCCCTGCCGTGCTGCGCAATCGGCTGCGCTGGTTGTTCGCGATGTTCGTCATGTTGCTGCTCACCGTTTATGGCCGGTTGATCGCTTTAGAACTACGCGACGGGCCGGAATTCCGCGCCATCGCCGCCGAACCGATCGTGCGCCGGCAATCCGTTCCTGGCATGCGCGGACGAATTCTGGCTCGCGACGGCGCCGTATTGGCCTATGACGAACCACTGGTTGACGTGGCGGTCAATTATCGCTGGCTGGAAGAACCGCCCAACCCCCGCTGGCTCAGGCAGATGGTGCGAGCCCAACTTTCTCCCGCCGAGCGTCGCGACACCCGGCGCCTGGCTGAAGAGGAACAACGCTTTCTTGCCGAGCGAATCGAATTATGGAAGCGGTTGGCCTCGCTCTGCGGCTTGACCACCGCCCAGTGGCAAGCGCGCACGGAGCAAATTCAACAGCGCGTGGAGGCCATAGCCGCCGGTGTGAATGCCCGACGTGAAAACGCGAGCGCGGAAAAACTTCGCGACGCAGATTTCGACGAATCACACTCTGATTCTCCGGCGGGCTGGCTGGCATTAGTCGGCCGCAGCATTGCGGAAGCGCTTTTCGAATGGGATGACGATTCGTCATCGCCACCGGTGACCGCCGCCGAGGAATTGACAGAGCACGTGGTTTACGAAGGCTTGCCGCTGGACGCCGTGGCCGAAATCGAAACGCATCCGCAAAATTATCCCGGCGTGAAGTTGATTCACTCGTACCGCCGGGCCTATCCGGAAGGAAATTTGGCGGCGCATGTGGTCGGATACTTGGGCCGGCCAACCGCGGAAGAAATTGCGGCCGCGGAAAACAGTGCTGACGCCTATCACACCGACGATTGGCTGGGCCGGACCGGCATCGAACGCCAATACGAATCGCGGCTCCGCGGACATCGCGGTTTAACCGTCGATCAACTCGATCCGCGCGGGCGCATCGTTAGTTCTACCACCGTTCGCCAGCCTTCCGCCGGAAGCGATGTGGTGCTCACGCTCGATCCGGCCTTGCAACGCACCGCACAAACCCTGCTGGACGAAGCCCTGGCCCGCCGGCTGCCCAGCGGTGATGAACAGTTGGATGCCGCCGCCGGCGCAGCGCTGCTGGCAATCGATGTGCACACCGGAGCGGTTTTGGCGGCCGCTTCGTCTCCCCGCTTCGATCCCAACGCATTTCCGCAGCGCGACAGTCAAGCCGTCCAGCATTGGCTAAATGATCCGGCTC contains the following coding sequences:
- the mreD gene encoding rod shape-determining protein MreD, which translates into the protein MTSLLFIPVMYMAAVLQTSFATRWDAFGVGPNLLVLGGFLWLTQTGSRRGLLVAALAGLVSDLNSPAPLGLGLALFAAVAYSVIWLRRRLNLDGFPAQLSVVWFAATTITLWQGALIKCLGQSPAAWSALIERSALVGLYTMCTALPILVFAFWRRTPQEQFR
- a CDS encoding penicillin-binding transpeptidase domain-containing protein; this translates as MNLEPTPCRRLPPAVLRNRLRWLFAMFVMLLLTVYGRLIALELRDGPEFRAIAAEPIVRRQSVPGMRGRILARDGAVLAYDEPLVDVAVNYRWLEEPPNPRWLRQMVRAQLSPAERRDTRRLAEEEQRFLAERIELWKRLASLCGLTTAQWQARTEQIQQRVEAIAAGVNARRENASAEKLRDADFDESHSDSPAGWLALVGRSIAEALFEWDDDSSSPPVTAAEELTEHVVYEGLPLDAVAEIETHPQNYPGVKLIHSYRRAYPEGNLAAHVVGYLGRPTAEEIAAAENSADAYHTDDWLGRTGIERQYESRLRGHRGLTVDQLDPRGRIVSSTTVRQPSAGSDVVLTLDPALQRTAQTLLDEALARRLPSGDEQLDAAAGAALLAIDVHTGAVLAAASSPRFDPNAFPQRDSQAVQHWLNDPARPLFDRTVQMALPPGSVFKIVSAAALLSAGIDPQAPFDCQGYLRQPDALRCAVYRRYGIGHGPVTMVDALARSCNVYFFHYAEQVGANPLLDWAQRLGLGRATGIDLPSEVAGNVPASNPASDAVDSKISQPDALMIAIGQGPITATPLQIVRMVAAIANGGNLVTPYVAERLAEPPGGNSLPTEAARQASPLDEVIRHQPPRPIQGLTVQISDVIRKGLRQTVADEQGTAYHVVNVQQVAIAGKTGTAETGGNQPEHAWFAGYAPADNPQVAFVVVMEHAGNSAPATGPVVQYLAKRMDELGYFGAEKERIADGAVPGAGPHETLK